The region AATATGATATACCACTACTAgtcaaaagaaaagaaaattacATGAAATTTAGATGTATAAATTTAAATGGTGAGATTTCACATTTTATTCTCTTCTGTGAAATCAGGCTTGAGAGAACCTATCTCCCTTAATATATTATGTGCAAgtttgatttttcaaaaaaaaaatattctTCTTTTAATCTGGTCCCATAAAAGATGCCACGCCAAAGAGACTTTGTATATATTCCGATTACAACAACATTCAAATGATATCATTAATCATGATTCAAATGGCATATGCTCAAGCATCCTAATAGAAGAGCTTAATTAGAGTTACAATACAAGTGATGATTTGCATAAAAGGCAAAACCATCCACCATCAATAGTTTCTCAATGTCTTAGAGATACATTATTCAAAATTGAGAATTGAAAAACAATGGAACCTCCATTGACACTACTCAAGGAAACAAGCATTCTAAGAGAGACATGAGTAAGCCAAAGCCTTCTCCTCAGAAAGCTCTTCTGCTGTCAAGTCCAGTTTTTTCCTTGAAAACTCATCAATTGAGAGTCCTGGTTTATAAATTAGATATACACACATCAAAACTTAAAGCATGAAGCACTAACACCTAAAATAGTGATATTATGgctaaataaaataaattaagaacTCCGAGAGATAATTTGGCACAAGTTAAAGATTACCTTGAACTATTTCCCATTCGCCATTGCGAGTTGTGACAGGGAATGAATAGATCAGTCCAGCTGGTACATTGTAAGATCCATCGGAATAAACTCCCATTGATACCCAGGTTCCCTGATGATATATTGCAATGAAAGAGATTACAGAGATTCATTATAAAGAATTTGAATTAAAGAGATTAAGAATATGACATAACCAACCTCAGGAGTTCCAAGAACCCAATCTCTAATGTGATCACAAGCAGAGCTGGCGGCAGATAGTGCACTTGAAAGCTTTCTAGCTTTAATAATAGCAGCACCCCTTTGTTGGACGGTAGTTATGAATTCTGCATTCAACCTTGATGATGAAGATTATGTCAATATTCAATAAATACATAAAAATAGTTTAAATTGTGAGTCATGGTATCTGTCTATCCACATACCAGGCATCATCAGCTACGAGTTCACGGACAGGCTTTTCGCCGGAAGAGACTTTAACGGTTGCATGGTTGACATCAGGGTACTGAGATGATGAATGATTACCCCAGATAATAACATTTTTCACATCAGAAACTTCGACGTTCAGTCTTTCAGAAATTTGACCCAGTGCCCTGTTATGGTCCAACCTTGTCAAACAAGTAATGTTTTTCTCAGGAATGGATGGAGCATATTCCTTCAAGATCAATGCATTGGTGTTTGCTGGGTTGGCAACAACAAGAACCTGCATTATGATGATCCAGAGTTTAAAGAAATGTAAATATTCCAGGAAATGCATAAAGCCTGAATCATGTTTCTAGAAATATGAAGAGAAAAAAAACGAACTAGTAATTTTCTGTAAAGAAGAGAAACAGATTTCATCAGAATGACTTCACCATACACGATACAAACCAGGTGGAACCTTTCAAACAACATGCCTGCTTATTTAAGTGAAATTTCAACCTGTATCTCATAGATTGTCCAAATTCATTGAAACTCAAAGCTCTTCTTGATTAgcattaaaaaaaaattaatcaGTGCAGCCAATAGTAATATATTAGCTTTGCGTTTATCACCATCACATGAGACAAGAACACATACACAGATACCAGACacaacagcaacacaacaacAACACTAGACAAAAAACCAACACTGACACGTAGACACCGATAATAATTTAAAAAACTAGAAGTAATAGAATGTAACATCATGTGTAAGTGTACGACATCACATGTCGGACATTGGACACGCCTTATGAAgtgttggtgctcatatgacgAAAACCATGACAATAGATAGATAAGCCAACACATTCCGAGACTAAAGAGATGCTTGAAAAAGGCGGAGGATATGAAAAATGAGCATATCTTTTTGACATAAAATGTGGCAAAAATAGAAACGGAAATTAATTAAGAGAAAACTATGAGGATTTAATTAAAGGATGACCTTGCAGTTTGCAGCAGCATGTTTTTCAAGAGCAGAAGCCTGAGACTTATAGATAGAAACATTTTTTGTCATCACATCTTTCCTCTCCATGCCTTCTTTTCTAGGGAACCCACCAACCATTACAGCAATATTGACTCCAGTGCATGCCTCAACCACATCAGTTGTAGCAACAACTCCTGAAACAATTAATTTCCATCATACATTTAACCTTATGAAGCATTCAAACAACCAACACAAACAAACCAACACAAACAAACCAACGTCAATACCGAAATTCATGAGATTTAGCAAAGAGGGAAACTCAAACCTTTCAAAAGAGGGAAAGCAGCATCCACCAACTCCATTTTAACACCATTCAGTGCCTCGGCTGCAGGCGCGATATCAAGCATGTGGAGGATTACATGCTGGTCAGGACCCAGCATCACTCCCCTAGCAATCATAGGGACAAGAGCATATCCAATTTGTCCTAAAATATACAAAACATTTTATCAGTACAACAAAAATATCCCAAGGAGAGTCCTCTTAAGTCAGCTAAGTTGATAGCTGTCCAAGAACATCAGCAGATGTCGGGTGCGGGTTCGATCCCGCAACAACCCACTTATTCTAAGCTATTAGAAATTAAAACAATATGAATCAAACACGGTTCTATTTCTACCTAAAGAGCCAATCAAgaacaaaaaaataataaatctAAAAACACTAAACATGATTGGATTAGATCTGATCAGAAAGTATATCAGAACAAAAGATCCTCATAATTAACGATGAAGGAAACGATTGAAAAAAAGAAGGTTATGATAAGAGTACCTGCAGCACCGGTGACAAGAACACGAACTGGATCTTTGGCCATTTGAATTTTCTAGATCGGAGAAAGGAAGGACAGTGATGGAGTTTGAAAAGAAGAAAGAGTTAGAGTGATGAAGTGTGAAGATGACTATTGCTATATTATAGTAATAACTATTTATTCACGGAGAAGCCAATGTAGTTGAGTATGATGAAAGGCGTGAAACGACACCGCTTTCGGTTCCTGTATTATTAAATCGAGATAGAGATTGCTGATGGGTACCACCATGCCAAGCAGGAATATTCTGTTTGAAAATAAGGataatgttttattttatttttaaaccaCATATTTTCTCGGTTGTACTTCTAGGAATTCATAATTGGATAGGAAAATAAGTAAATTTTGTTGAATTCTCATAAATAACACATCATTAATTAGAGTTAGATGCgacttttttttaaataattatttttttaaaaaaattctaaaataatcaatattttaaaaaaattatcgAAATAACCACGTTTCAAAACAGATGTGTCAGATGAACTGTCACATCCATTTTAAACCAAGAGGAGGCGTCAGCACCACTGGCGCATGCTTTAAAAGCAATGCATGGTGGCGTCAAGGGTGTTGGGGTATGCATGTGCTTGCGCTCATGCTTCTGGCGCCTACATGTGTTGACATGTGTGGCGCCTAACCCTTTGGGGCATGCATTTTCATACTTCTTCTATAAATACCTCGCCCTTCAGCCATTTTTTTCACACAACTTTTACCCTACAAccacattttatttcattcaacttcaatctccttcaagtttttga is a window of Lathyrus oleraceus cultivar Zhongwan6 chromosome 6, CAAS_Psat_ZW6_1.0, whole genome shotgun sequence DNA encoding:
- the LOC127096802 gene encoding malate dehydrogenase, which gives rise to MAKDPVRVLVTGAAGQIGYALVPMIARGVMLGPDQHVILHMLDIAPAAEALNGVKMELVDAAFPLLKGVVATTDVVEACTGVNIAVMVGGFPRKEGMERKDVMTKNVSIYKSQASALEKHAAANCKVLVVANPANTNALILKEYAPSIPEKNITCLTRLDHNRALGQISERLNVEVSDVKNVIIWGNHSSSQYPDVNHATVKVSSGEKPVRELVADDAWLNAEFITTVQQRGAAIIKARKLSSALSAASSACDHIRDWVLGTPEGTWVSMGVYSDGSYNVPAGLIYSFPVTTRNGEWEIVQGLSIDEFSRKKLDLTAEELSEEKALAYSCLS